A window of the Vibrio pomeroyi genome harbors these coding sequences:
- a CDS encoding sensor domain-containing diguanylate cyclase produces MFLVVLSLLLVDSAEESDKQYGIENQGVTRSLTELTQIINALEYNITALYPLHGDTYVFSHDKKVEGETCYFISEEQQAPRFDFMFSGPSEMCDPNSELHSEAAKRLFIAPTMAYFANTIETISTIYFISKEKFIISSPSDFASYIKGDTFDSVVNSRPYWVNTIRFGLSQGKEQVVYTGQYDDYLTGKKVVTLTKGIYVNGEFKGVLGVDGYVSNLVSNPAHGYEVTSVRGANKYGLMDFTHSRPLYVDGINTQLYLTIEEDKSEHFLHVLEMERVQLFILLALYLVSALSLWRFYTKQEHKRLNDLAMQDPLTGLLNRRGFEARLLAQDEEPIIGVGVFDIDDFKVVNDQHGHKVGDEVICHVAQLMMNSVRQQDIVARFGGEEFVVAITGESSELLSSIFERIQNDISLQSYRCPTGDKISISVSGGATLYSLYKFDSVGHLWENQSIRSSDEQLYKAKAAGKNQVCIEVY; encoded by the coding sequence ATTTTTTTAGTAGTTTTGAGCTTGTTGCTCGTTGATTCAGCGGAAGAATCAGATAAACAGTATGGAATTGAAAACCAAGGCGTGACACGCTCTTTAACCGAGCTCACACAGATCATTAATGCACTTGAGTACAACATCACTGCGCTCTACCCATTGCATGGAGATACCTACGTATTTTCTCATGACAAAAAGGTTGAGGGTGAGACGTGTTACTTTATTAGTGAAGAGCAGCAAGCCCCTCGTTTTGACTTTATGTTCTCTGGCCCGAGCGAGATGTGCGACCCTAATTCAGAACTTCACTCTGAAGCGGCCAAGCGCTTATTCATCGCACCTACCATGGCGTATTTCGCCAACACCATAGAGACCATCTCTACGATTTACTTCATCTCGAAAGAGAAGTTCATCATCTCTTCGCCTTCTGACTTTGCTAGCTACATTAAGGGCGATACTTTTGATTCGGTCGTGAATAGCCGTCCTTATTGGGTGAATACGATTCGCTTTGGCCTCTCTCAAGGCAAAGAACAGGTGGTGTATACCGGGCAATATGATGACTACCTGACCGGAAAGAAAGTCGTGACCTTAACCAAGGGGATCTACGTCAATGGCGAGTTCAAAGGGGTGTTAGGCGTTGATGGTTATGTTTCTAATCTCGTATCGAATCCAGCACATGGTTATGAGGTGACGAGTGTCAGAGGTGCCAACAAATATGGCTTGATGGATTTTACCCACTCACGACCTTTGTATGTCGATGGCATCAACACACAGCTATACCTGACTATCGAAGAAGATAAGAGCGAGCACTTCTTACATGTGTTGGAGATGGAGAGGGTTCAGTTATTCATTTTACTGGCTTTGTATCTTGTATCAGCCTTGTCGCTGTGGCGCTTCTATACCAAACAAGAACATAAGCGTTTAAATGATTTAGCGATGCAAGATCCGCTGACAGGGTTATTGAATCGACGTGGTTTTGAGGCTCGATTACTGGCGCAAGATGAAGAGCCGATTATTGGCGTGGGCGTGTTTGATATCGATGACTTCAAGGTGGTGAACGATCAACATGGTCATAAAGTAGGGGATGAGGTGATCTGTCACGTCGCTCAACTGATGATGAACAGTGTTAGGCAGCAAGACATTGTGGCTCGCTTTGGCGGTGAGGAGTTTGTTGTCGCGATTACGGGCGAATCATCTGAGCTGCTTTCATCGATCTTTGAGCGAATTCAAAACGACATCAGCTTACAGAGCTATCGATGTCCAACAGGCGATAAAATCAGTATCTCGGTCTCTGGTGGCGCGACGCTCTACTCTCTGTATAAATTCGACAGTGTAGGGCACTTGTGGGAAAACCAGAGTATCCGTTCGTCTGATGAACAGCTCTACAAAGCTAAAGCCGCGGGTAAGAATCAAGTGTGTATTGAGGTGTATTAA
- a CDS encoding MgtC/SapB family protein, with amino-acid sequence MTQFIEQTLNLAPFSWAGLAVCMLCGSLIGIERQTRGKPVGIRTSILIISGTYFFLTMAISLSPNTLDQARVLGQIITGVGFLGAGVMMTLDGKIHGVTSAAIIWVLAALGMMIALGHLSQSVIITLMALVILLGVDKVENSFQSLRRGVHQKWMRKGRVKK; translated from the coding sequence ATGACACAATTTATAGAACAAACTCTCAACCTTGCCCCCTTTAGCTGGGCAGGCCTTGCAGTATGCATGCTGTGTGGTTCGTTAATCGGCATCGAGCGGCAAACACGCGGTAAACCAGTAGGCATCAGAACCTCGATTCTGATCATCAGCGGTACTTACTTCTTCCTCACCATGGCGATTAGCCTTTCCCCTAATACGCTCGATCAAGCTCGTGTGCTTGGTCAGATCATTACTGGGGTGGGTTTCCTTGGTGCAGGCGTGATGATGACGCTAGACGGCAAGATTCATGGCGTGACCTCAGCAGCCATTATCTGGGTGCTTGCTGCACTTGGGATGATGATTGCCCTTGGTCACCTTTCACAATCAGTCATTATTACGCTAATGGCGCTCGTGATTCTGCTTGGTGTCGATAAGGTGGAAAACAGCTTTCAGAGCTTGCGCCGTGGTGTTCACCAGAAGTGGATGCGCAAAGGACGCGTGAAGAAGTAG
- a CDS encoding prepilin-type N-terminal cleavage/methylation domain-containing protein, which translates to MKRNASVMPSAIKHLSKGFTIIELVVVIVILGIVSVTAASKFLNLQSDARISTLNGLKGGMEGASAMLYGKTSALGLDKAASASVNVEGDDILVAYGYPAAMNKQTWSQLIESTFLDAVWDTGRADWFFTNVSAGDGTIIYAPSSRKNQSDNCYLEYQEATETTTPVFTLTTDGC; encoded by the coding sequence ATGAAACGCAATGCCTCAGTTATGCCATCAGCGATAAAACACCTTTCAAAAGGCTTCACCATTATCGAACTGGTAGTGGTGATCGTAATTCTGGGTATTGTGTCAGTCACTGCGGCTTCTAAGTTTCTCAATCTTCAAAGCGATGCTCGCATCTCGACATTAAATGGCCTCAAAGGCGGGATGGAAGGCGCAAGTGCTATGCTTTATGGTAAGACATCAGCATTAGGCTTAGATAAAGCAGCGAGTGCGTCAGTAAATGTTGAGGGCGACGATATATTAGTGGCCTATGGCTACCCTGCAGCGATGAATAAACAGACTTGGTCACAACTCATCGAATCCACCTTCTTAGATGCGGTTTGGGATACAGGTCGAGCAGACTGGTTCTTTACCAATGTAAGTGCCGGAGATGGAACAATTATCTATGCTCCTTCTAGCCGAAAAAATCAGTCTGATAACTGCTACCTGGAGTATCAAGAAGCGACTGAGACCACTACACCAGTATTCACGTTAACAACAGACGGTTGCTAG
- the epmB gene encoding EF-P beta-lysylation protein EpmB — MPHIITRKVESVEQNWLKQLSNAISDPTKLLEALEIDPTPWQAGFAARELFALRVPLSFVERMEKGNPHDPLLRQVLPLSEEFEVHQGYSADPLEEQDNAIPGLLHKYKNRALMIVKGGCAINCRYCFRRHFPYQDNKGSKSVWQTSLDYVAQHSEINEVILSGGDPLMAKDNEIEWLINAIEKIPHVKTVRIHSRLPVVIPARVTDELCQILANTRLNVVMVSHINHANEIDVELKQAFQKLKQTGATLLNQGVMLKGVNDSANLLKDLSERLFDAGVLPYYMHVLDKVQGAAHFYISDEEAKHHFKGLISEVSGYLVPKLTREIGGRTSKTPLDLHIE, encoded by the coding sequence ATGCCGCATATCATAACCCGAAAAGTCGAATCTGTTGAGCAAAACTGGCTCAAACAACTATCGAATGCGATCTCTGACCCGACAAAACTGCTTGAGGCATTGGAAATAGACCCAACACCGTGGCAAGCAGGCTTTGCTGCACGTGAGTTATTTGCACTTCGGGTTCCTCTTAGCTTTGTCGAACGAATGGAAAAAGGCAATCCACACGACCCTTTGCTGCGACAGGTTTTACCGCTAAGTGAAGAATTTGAGGTTCATCAGGGCTATTCCGCCGATCCACTAGAAGAGCAAGACAACGCTATTCCCGGGCTACTGCACAAATACAAAAACCGCGCATTGATGATTGTGAAAGGTGGCTGTGCGATCAATTGTCGCTACTGCTTCCGTCGTCATTTTCCGTATCAAGATAACAAGGGCTCAAAATCGGTTTGGCAAACCAGTCTCGACTATGTGGCTCAGCACTCGGAGATCAACGAGGTTATCTTATCTGGTGGCGATCCTTTGATGGCCAAAGACAACGAGATCGAATGGCTCATTAACGCTATTGAAAAAATTCCACATGTGAAAACCGTTCGTATTCATAGCCGATTACCAGTCGTGATTCCAGCACGTGTGACTGACGAACTGTGCCAAATATTGGCTAACACTCGCCTTAATGTGGTCATGGTTAGCCATATTAATCATGCCAATGAGATCGATGTAGAGCTAAAGCAAGCCTTCCAAAAACTGAAGCAAACGGGTGCGACTCTGCTTAATCAAGGCGTGATGCTGAAAGGTGTCAATGATAGCGCTAACTTATTGAAAGATTTAAGTGAAAGGCTATTCGACGCCGGTGTTTTACCTTACTATATGCATGTACTTGATAAAGTTCAGGGCGCAGCGCACTTCTATATTTCGGATGAAGAGGCAAAGCACCACTTCAAGGGTTTGATCTCTGAGGTTTCTGGCTATCTAGTACCAAAACTCACTCGCGAGATCGGCGGTCGCACTAGCAAGACACCACTCGACCTACACATTGAATAG
- the efp gene encoding elongation factor P gives MASVSTNEFKGGLKFMMDNEPCSIIENEYVKPGKGQAFNRVKLRKLLSGKVLEKTFKSGDTVELADVVDVELGYLYSDGEFYHFMNNETFEQIAADAKAVGETSKWLVENDVCTLTLWNDNPITVTPPNFVEIAVTETDPGLKGDTQGTGGKPATLATGAVVRVPLFIAIGEVVKVDTRTGEYVGRVK, from the coding sequence ATGGCGTCAGTAAGCACCAATGAATTCAAAGGCGGTTTAAAATTCATGATGGATAACGAGCCTTGCTCAATTATCGAAAATGAATACGTTAAGCCAGGTAAAGGCCAAGCGTTTAACCGTGTTAAACTTCGTAAACTGCTGTCAGGCAAAGTGTTAGAGAAAACATTTAAGTCAGGCGATACAGTAGAACTAGCGGACGTTGTAGACGTTGAACTAGGCTACCTATACAGCGATGGCGAATTCTACCACTTCATGAACAACGAAACATTCGAGCAAATCGCTGCTGATGCAAAAGCAGTAGGCGAGACTTCTAAATGGTTAGTTGAAAACGACGTATGTACTCTAACGTTGTGGAATGATAACCCTATCACAGTAACTCCACCAAACTTTGTTGAGATCGCAGTAACAGAAACCGATCCTGGCCTTAAAGGCGACACACAAGGTACTGGCGGTAAGCCTGCAACTCTAGCAACTGGCGCGGTAGTTCGCGTACCTCTATTCATCGCAATCGGTGAAGTTGTTAAAGTTGATACTCGTACTGGCGAATACGTTGGTCGTGTGAAGTAA
- the frdD gene encoding fumarate reductase subunit FrdD gives MNTNYKVKPVNHNPQRSDEPIWWGLFGAGGTWFAMITPITVLVLGILVPMGIIDADAMSYERVSEFATSIIGALFIIGTLALPMWHAMHRLHHGMHDLKFHVGVAGKVGCYFFAGLISVLSVIFIFMI, from the coding sequence ATGAACACAAACTACAAAGTTAAGCCTGTTAACCACAATCCTCAACGCTCTGATGAGCCAATCTGGTGGGGTCTATTCGGCGCTGGCGGTACTTGGTTCGCGATGATCACACCAATCACAGTTCTAGTGTTAGGTATCTTAGTGCCAATGGGCATCATTGATGCGGACGCAATGAGCTACGAGCGTGTGTCTGAGTTCGCGACCAGCATTATCGGTGCGCTATTCATCATCGGTACGCTAGCACTGCCAATGTGGCACGCAATGCACCGTCTTCACCACGGCATGCACGACCTTAAGTTCCACGTCGGCGTTGCTGGTAAAGTGGGCTGCTACTTCTTTGCAGGCCTAATCAGCGTATTGTCTGTTATTTTCATCTTTATGATTTAA
- the frdC gene encoding fumarate reductase subunit FrdC: MSNRKPYVREMKRTWWSNHPFYRFYMLREATVLPLILFTVFLTFGLGALVKGPEAWAGWLSFMANPIIVGINIVALLGSLMHAQTFFSMMPQVMPIRLKGKLVDKRIIVLTQWAAVAFISLIVLVVV; this comes from the coding sequence ATGAGCAATCGTAAGCCTTATGTTCGTGAGATGAAGAGAACGTGGTGGAGCAACCATCCGTTTTACCGCTTCTACATGCTACGTGAAGCAACTGTACTGCCTTTGATTCTGTTCACTGTGTTCCTAACTTTTGGTTTAGGTGCGCTAGTGAAAGGCCCTGAAGCGTGGGCAGGTTGGTTGAGCTTTATGGCGAACCCTATCATTGTCGGTATTAATATCGTGGCACTGCTAGGTAGCTTAATGCACGCTCAAACCTTCTTCAGCATGATGCCTCAAGTAATGCCAATCCGCCTGAAAGGTAAATTGGTTGATAAGAGAATCATCGTACTGACTCAGTGGGCTGCGGTGGCTTTTATTTCTTTAATCGTTCTTGTTGTGGTGTAA
- a CDS encoding succinate dehydrogenase/fumarate reductase iron-sulfur subunit: MSANRIQKVDILRYDPEKDAEPYMQTFEVPFDETMSVLDAIGYIKDHQDKDLSYRWSCRMAICGSCGIMVDGVPKLACKSFLRDYPNGLTIEPLANFPIEKDLIVDMTPFIERLEAIKPYIIGNDRKPEDGTNIQTPEQMAKYKQFAGCINCGLCYAACPQFGLNPEFIGPAALTLAHRYNLDSRDNGKAERMKLINGENGAWGCTFVGYCSEVCPKKVDPAAAVNQGKVESSMDFVISMFKPDGSQVKTAEEA; the protein is encoded by the coding sequence ATGTCAGCGAACCGTATCCAAAAAGTAGACATTCTGCGCTACGACCCAGAGAAAGATGCAGAACCTTACATGCAGACTTTCGAAGTCCCATTCGATGAAACCATGTCGGTACTTGATGCGATTGGTTACATCAAAGACCACCAAGACAAAGACCTTTCATACCGTTGGTCTTGTCGTATGGCGATCTGTGGCTCTTGCGGCATCATGGTTGATGGCGTGCCTAAGTTAGCGTGTAAGAGCTTCTTACGTGACTACCCGAACGGCCTAACTATCGAGCCGCTTGCTAACTTCCCAATCGAAAAAGATTTGATTGTCGACATGACGCCGTTCATCGAGCGCCTTGAAGCGATTAAGCCTTACATCATTGGTAACGACCGTAAGCCTGAAGACGGCACGAACATTCAGACTCCAGAGCAAATGGCGAAGTACAAACAGTTCGCTGGCTGTATCAACTGTGGTCTTTGTTACGCAGCATGTCCTCAGTTTGGTCTAAACCCTGAGTTCATCGGCCCAGCGGCATTGACTCTTGCTCACCGTTACAACCTAGATAGCCGTGACAACGGTAAAGCTGAACGTATGAAGCTTATCAACGGTGAAAACGGCGCTTGGGGCTGTACGTTCGTTGGTTACTGTTCAGAAGTATGTCCGAAGAAAGTAGACCCAGCAGCGGCAGTGAACCAAGGTAAAGTTGAGTCTTCAATGGACTTCGTTATCTCGATGTTCAAGCCAGACGGGTCGCAAGTAAAAACAGCAGAGGAGGCATAA
- the frdA gene encoding fumarate reductase (quinol) flavoprotein subunit produces MKTITTDIAVIGAGGAGLRTAIAAAEANPELEVALISKVYPMRSHTVAAEGGSAAVIKDEDSLDNHFNDTVGGGDWLCEQDVVEYFVENATREMIQMEQWGCPWSRKENGEVNVRRFGGMKVERTWFAADKTGFHMLHTLFQTSMKYDTIKRFDEYFVVDLIVEEGEVQGLIAIHMSEGELVTIKAKSVVLATGGAGRVYHCNTNGGIVTGDGMAMAYRHGVPLRDMEFVQYHPTGLPGTGILMTEGCRGEGGIIVNKNGYRYLQDYGMGPETPVGEPKNKYMELGPRDKVSQAFWHEQQKGNTIKHPLGDVVHLDLRHLGEEYLQERLPFICELAKAYVNVDPAKEPIPIRPTVHYTMGGIETNGTCETRIKGLFAVGECASVGLHGANRLGSNSLAEFVVFGRVAGEHAVKRAAEFKGWNEESIAKQVKAVEDRIAALMNQEGDENWADIRTEMGHTMEAGCGIYRQEDLMQETINKITELKARYKKISIKDKGKVFNTDLLYAIEVGYGLEVAEAMVHSAILRKESRGAHQRLDDNCTERDDVNFLKHSLSFYNEDAAPTIDYSGVKITKSQPKARLYGEAAEKAAAAEKAAEANAKKDEKSEEEQA; encoded by the coding sequence GTGAAGACAATTACCACAGATATCGCAGTCATCGGCGCAGGCGGCGCTGGTCTTCGTACAGCTATTGCTGCGGCTGAAGCTAATCCTGAACTGGAAGTAGCACTGATTTCTAAAGTTTACCCAATGCGTTCGCACACGGTAGCAGCAGAAGGCGGTTCAGCAGCGGTAATTAAAGACGAAGATAGCTTAGATAACCACTTCAACGATACTGTTGGCGGTGGCGACTGGCTATGTGAACAGGATGTTGTTGAATACTTTGTTGAAAACGCGACTCGCGAAATGATCCAAATGGAACAATGGGGCTGCCCATGGAGTCGTAAAGAAAACGGTGAAGTAAACGTACGCCGATTCGGCGGTATGAAGGTAGAGAGAACGTGGTTCGCAGCAGACAAGACTGGCTTCCACATGCTTCATACTCTGTTCCAGACTTCGATGAAGTACGACACAATCAAACGATTTGATGAGTACTTTGTGGTGGATTTGATCGTTGAAGAAGGCGAAGTACAAGGCCTTATCGCGATTCATATGTCTGAAGGTGAACTTGTTACCATCAAAGCAAAATCGGTTGTTCTAGCAACCGGTGGCGCAGGTCGTGTTTATCACTGCAATACTAACGGTGGCATCGTGACCGGCGACGGTATGGCAATGGCTTATCGCCACGGTGTGCCACTGCGTGACATGGAGTTTGTTCAATACCACCCAACAGGCCTACCGGGCACTGGCATCTTGATGACCGAAGGTTGTCGTGGTGAAGGCGGTATCATCGTCAATAAGAACGGCTACCGTTACCTACAAGATTACGGCATGGGCCCTGAAACACCAGTGGGCGAGCCGAAGAACAAATACATGGAACTAGGTCCTCGCGACAAAGTTTCTCAAGCATTCTGGCACGAGCAGCAAAAAGGCAACACCATCAAGCACCCTCTTGGTGATGTAGTACACCTTGACCTTCGCCACCTTGGTGAAGAGTACCTGCAAGAGCGTCTACCGTTCATCTGTGAGCTGGCAAAAGCCTACGTAAACGTCGATCCAGCAAAAGAGCCAATCCCAATTCGTCCGACTGTTCACTACACCATGGGTGGTATTGAAACTAACGGTACTTGTGAAACTCGCATCAAAGGCCTATTCGCGGTTGGTGAATGTGCTTCAGTTGGCCTACACGGTGCAAACCGCCTAGGTTCAAACTCTCTGGCTGAGTTCGTAGTATTTGGCCGCGTTGCCGGTGAACACGCTGTGAAACGCGCAGCAGAATTCAAAGGCTGGAATGAAGAATCTATCGCTAAGCAAGTAAAAGCGGTTGAAGATCGCATCGCAGCGCTGATGAACCAAGAAGGCGACGAAAACTGGGCTGATATCCGCACTGAAATGGGTCACACCATGGAAGCGGGTTGTGGAATCTACCGTCAAGAAGACTTGATGCAAGAGACCATCAACAAGATCACTGAACTGAAAGCACGCTACAAGAAGATCAGCATTAAAGACAAAGGTAAAGTATTCAACACTGACCTACTTTACGCTATCGAAGTCGGCTACGGCCTAGAAGTCGCAGAAGCGATGGTTCACTCAGCAATCCTTCGTAAAGAGTCTCGCGGTGCACACCAACGTCTAGACGACAACTGCACAGAACGTGATGACGTGAACTTCCTGAAACACTCTCTATCGTTCTACAACGAAGATGCAGCACCAACTATCGACTACAGCGGCGTGAAGATTACTAAATCTCAACCTAAAGCTCGTCTATACGGTGAAGCAGCAGAGAAAGCCGCTGCCGCTGAAAAAGCTGCAGAAGCGAATGCTAAGAAAGATGAGAAGAGCGAAGAGGAGCAAGCATAA
- the epmA gene encoding elongation factor P--(R)-beta-lysine ligase — MHSTWQPAATIKQLKQRADILNQIRQFFAERDVMEVDTPAMSHATVTDVHLHTFKTEFVGPGYAQGQPLFFMTSPEFHMKRLLAAGSGCIYQICKSFRNEENGRYHNPEFTMLEWYRVGFDHHDLMDEMDLLLQQILKSGEAERMTYQQAFIDVLGVCPLEDSMDTLKQAAAKLGLSDIAEPEEDRDTLLQLLFSVGVEEKIGQTVPAFVYDFPASQAALAKINPEDSRVADRFEVYFKGIELANGFHELDKPQEQLKRFEDDNAKRIEMGLSPQPIDHHLIEALKAGLPDCAGVALGIDRLIMLALGYDHIDDVTAFPFPRS, encoded by the coding sequence ATGCACTCAACATGGCAACCTGCCGCAACCATTAAGCAGTTAAAGCAACGTGCTGATATCCTTAATCAAATCCGCCAGTTTTTTGCAGAGCGAGACGTGATGGAGGTCGATACGCCAGCCATGAGTCACGCTACGGTGACTGATGTGCATTTGCATACCTTCAAAACTGAATTCGTCGGTCCGGGTTATGCGCAAGGCCAACCACTGTTCTTTATGACAAGTCCTGAATTTCATATGAAGCGCTTGTTGGCAGCAGGAAGTGGCTGTATTTACCAAATTTGTAAGTCGTTTCGTAACGAAGAGAACGGCCGTTACCACAACCCTGAATTCACCATGCTGGAGTGGTATCGTGTTGGTTTTGATCATCATGATTTGATGGATGAGATGGACTTGCTACTACAGCAAATCTTAAAGTCGGGCGAAGCAGAGCGCATGACTTATCAACAAGCCTTCATCGATGTGCTAGGTGTGTGTCCACTTGAAGATTCGATGGATACCCTAAAACAAGCCGCAGCGAAACTGGGGTTGAGTGATATTGCCGAACCTGAAGAGGACCGCGATACCTTACTGCAACTGCTATTCAGCGTGGGTGTTGAGGAAAAGATTGGTCAAACAGTACCTGCATTCGTATATGACTTCCCGGCTTCACAGGCAGCATTAGCTAAGATTAACCCTGAGGATTCGCGAGTAGCTGACCGTTTTGAGGTGTACTTCAAAGGCATTGAGCTGGCAAACGGCTTCCATGAGCTGGATAAGCCTCAAGAGCAGCTTAAGCGCTTTGAAGATGACAATGCTAAACGTATTGAGATGGGCTTATCACCTCAACCGATTGACCATCATTTGATTGAGGCATTAAAAGCGGGCTTACCAGACTGTGCGGGTGTTGCTTTAGGTATCGATAGACTGATCATGCTGGCTTTGGGTTACGACCACATCGATGACGTGACCGCTTTCCCGTTCCCACGTTCTTAG
- a CDS encoding DMT family transporter, with product MGFEWLALAAAFLWAIASLMSVKPAQHLGSFAYSRWRMGCTAIILSSMAWFTGGWSTVEADLVTPMMLSGLIGIFIGDTALFACLNRMGPRQAGLLFSCHAVFSAILGYFLFSESMTSGELIGSALVFSGVLTAIFFGRRGQANNQLETIKGTVWIGVALGITAAICQALGGIIAKPVMQTSIDPVAASAIRMITAFVAHSAFRLTGAKLSRALNPMNGQIFAITAVNGFLAMAVGMTLILYALQEGNVGMVALLSSTTPIMLLPILWLYTKQRPNAYAWIGAIVAVVGTGILVS from the coding sequence ATGGGATTCGAATGGTTAGCTCTTGCTGCCGCTTTTCTTTGGGCGATTGCGAGCTTAATGTCAGTAAAGCCTGCTCAACACTTAGGTTCTTTCGCCTATAGTCGTTGGCGCATGGGTTGTACCGCTATTATCTTATCGAGCATGGCTTGGTTTACTGGTGGCTGGTCAACTGTCGAAGCAGATTTAGTCACACCGATGATGCTGTCTGGCCTGATTGGTATCTTCATTGGTGATACTGCCCTATTTGCCTGTTTGAACCGCATGGGGCCGCGCCAAGCTGGTTTACTGTTCTCTTGTCACGCCGTGTTCTCGGCGATCCTCGGTTACTTCCTGTTTAGCGAAAGCATGACTTCTGGCGAGCTAATTGGCTCGGCGTTGGTGTTTAGTGGCGTATTAACCGCGATCTTCTTTGGCCGTCGCGGCCAAGCCAACAACCAACTTGAAACCATCAAAGGCACCGTTTGGATTGGTGTCGCTCTAGGAATCACGGCGGCTATCTGCCAAGCATTAGGTGGCATCATCGCCAAACCCGTGATGCAAACCAGCATAGACCCGGTTGCCGCTTCTGCTATCCGAATGATCACCGCCTTTGTCGCCCACTCCGCATTTCGTTTAACGGGTGCCAAGCTTTCACGCGCACTGAATCCGATGAATGGTCAAATATTCGCAATTACCGCAGTGAATGGCTTTCTTGCTATGGCAGTAGGAATGACGCTGATCTTGTATGCACTACAGGAAGGGAATGTCGGCATGGTTGCTCTGTTATCTTCAACCACACCTATCATGTTGCTACCAATTCTATGGCTGTACACCAAGCAGAGGCCAAATGCCTACGCTTGGATCGGTGCCATTGTTGCAGTGGTCGGCACTGGTATTCTGGTCAGCTAG